Proteins from one Dysgonomonas sp. HDW5A genomic window:
- the queF gene encoding preQ(1) synthase: MHQDKQLENLSLLGGKTEYKDNYAPEVLEAFTNKHPENDYWVAFNCPEFTSLCPITGQPDFATIHINYIPEINMVESKSLKLYLFSFRNHGAFHEDCMNIIMKDLIKLMDPRYIEVIGVFTPRGGISIYPYANYGRPGTEYEQLAKTRLFNRNPQQDYKG; this comes from the coding sequence ATGCATCAAGATAAACAATTGGAAAACCTTTCGCTATTGGGAGGTAAAACCGAATATAAAGACAATTATGCTCCCGAAGTACTGGAAGCTTTTACCAACAAGCACCCCGAAAACGATTATTGGGTAGCATTCAATTGTCCCGAATTTACAAGCCTATGCCCGATTACAGGACAGCCCGATTTTGCAACTATCCATATCAATTATATCCCCGAAATAAATATGGTGGAAAGCAAAAGTCTGAAACTATATCTTTTCAGTTTCCGCAATCACGGGGCTTTTCATGAAGATTGTATGAATATCATTATGAAAGACCTTATCAAGTTGATGGATCCTCGATACATCGAAGTTATTGGTGTATTTACGCCACGTGGAGGTATTAGCATCTATCCGTATGCCAACTACGGTCGTCCGGGTACAGAATACGAGCAGCTGGCAAAGACAAGACTCTTCAACAGAAATCCGCAACAAGATTACAAAGGATAA